The Phalacrocorax carbo chromosome 28, bPhaCar2.1, whole genome shotgun sequence genome has a window encoding:
- the SCAMP3 gene encoding secretory carrier-associated membrane protein 3: MAQYGSPAVLPDNPFQDPAMVQPRPGPERALDAYNPFESDAPPPPYQAPSAAPPPGMFPPQAAAQPPRKGSPTEPRNYGSYGTQASAAAATAELLKRQEELNRKAEELDRRERELQNAALGGTATRLNNWPPLPSFCPVKPCFYQDIPVEIPADFQKTVSTMYYLWMASTIALFLNFLSSLAWFCVEPSSGSGFGLSILWALLYTPCSFVCWYRPMYKAFRSDSSFNFFVFFFVFFAQNVMYVLQAIGIPNWGFSGWILSLIALRENTAVAVMMILVSLFFTAVAVLGIIMLKKIHSLYRRTGASFQKAQEEFAAGVFSNQAVRTAAANAAAGAATNAFRAP, from the exons ATGGCCCAGTACGGCAGCCCCGCGGTGCTCCCGGACAACCCCTTCCAG GACCCCGCGATGGtgcagccccggcccggccccgagcgGGCGCTGGATGCCTACAACCCCTTTGAGAGCGACGCG ccgccgccgccgtaCCAGGCCCCGTCGGCAGCTCCGCCGCCCGGCATGTTCCCGCCGCAGGCGGCCGCGCAGCCCCCGCGCAAAGGCAGCCCCACGGAGCCCCGGAACTACGGTTCCTACGGCACGCAG GCCTCGGCGGCAGCCGCCACGGCTGAGCTGCTGAAGCGGCAGGAGGAGCTGAACCGGAAAGCGGAGGAGCTGGACCGGCgggagagggagctgcagaacGCGGCCCTCGGCGGCACCGCAA cGAGGCTGAACAACTGGCCCCCGTTGCCATCCTTCTGCCCAGTGAAGCCTTGCTTCTACCAAGACATCCCCGTGGAGATCCCTGCTGACTTCCAGAAGACTGTTTCTACCATGTATTACCTCTGGATGG CCAGCACCATTGCTCTCTTCCTGAACTTTTTGTCCTCGCTGGCCTGGTTCTGTGTGGAGCCCTCGTCCGGTTCTGGGTTTGGCCTCTCCATTCTCTGGGCTCTCCTCTACACGCCCTGCTCCTTTGTCTGCTGGTACAGACCGATGTACAAAGCTTTCAG GAGTGACAGTTCGTTCAACTTCTTTGTCTTCTTCTTCGTCTTCTTTGCCCAGAATGTGATGTACGTGCTGCAGGCAATTGGCATACCAAACTGGGGATTCAG TGGCTGGATATTAAGCCTGATAGCACTGCGGGAGAACACAGCCGTGGCCGTGATGATGATCCTGGTGTCCTTGTTCTTCACAGCAGTGGCTGTGTTGGGCATCATTATGCTGAAAAAG ATCCACTCTCTGTACCGCCGGACAGGCGCCAGCTTCCAGAAAGCACAGGAGGAGTTTGCTGCGGGGGTCTTCTCCAACCAGGCAGTGCGCACCGCAGCAGCCAACGCTGCTGCGGGTGCTGCCACCAATGCCTTCCGGGCACCCTAG